Proteins from a single region of Pyrus communis chromosome 6, drPyrComm1.1, whole genome shotgun sequence:
- the LOC137738284 gene encoding fructose-bisphosphate aldolase-lysine N-methyltransferase, chloroplastic-like isoform X1, with protein MYHVLEKFEGITPPETMLLLWSMKERRNCDSKYKMYFDTLPEDFHTGLSFGANVMMVLGGTVLLDEITQAKQHLLAEYDKLFPALCNEHPDIFLLELYTWEQFLWACELWYSNSMKIKFPDGKLRTCLIPIAGFLNHSVCHPFLLPPP; from the exons ATG TATCATGTATTAGAGAAGTTTGAAGGCATTACTCCTCCTGAGACAATGTTGTTGTTGTGGAGCATGAAGGAGAGGCGCAATTgtgattcaaaatacaagaTGTACTTTGACACACTTCCTGAAGATTTTCATACTG GGTTGAGTTTTGGAGCCAACGTGATGATGGTTTTGGGTGGAACTGTGCTGTTGGATGAGATAACACAAGCAAAACAG CATTTGCTTGCTGAATATGATAAGCTCTTCCCTGCACTGTGCAATGAGCATCCTGATATCTTTCTGCTGGAGCTTTATACATGGGAGCAATTCTTGTGGGCATGTGAACTGTGGTACTCAAATAGCATGAAAATCAAGTTTCCAGATGGAAAGCTAAGAACATGCTTGATTCCTATTGCTGGCTTTCTGAACCATTCGGTATGTCACCCCTTCCTTTTACCCCCACCTTGA
- the LOC137738284 gene encoding fructose-bisphosphate aldolase-lysine N-methyltransferase, chloroplastic-like isoform X2, giving the protein MYHVLEKFEGITPPETMLLLWSMKERRNCDSKYKMYFDTLPEDFHTGLSFGANVMMVLGGTVLLDEITQAKQHLLAEYDKLFPALCNEHPDIFLLELYTWEQFLWACELWYSNSMKIKFPDGKLRTCLIPIAGFLNHSKKKLIGM; this is encoded by the exons ATG TATCATGTATTAGAGAAGTTTGAAGGCATTACTCCTCCTGAGACAATGTTGTTGTTGTGGAGCATGAAGGAGAGGCGCAATTgtgattcaaaatacaagaTGTACTTTGACACACTTCCTGAAGATTTTCATACTG GGTTGAGTTTTGGAGCCAACGTGATGATGGTTTTGGGTGGAACTGTGCTGTTGGATGAGATAACACAAGCAAAACAG CATTTGCTTGCTGAATATGATAAGCTCTTCCCTGCACTGTGCAATGAGCATCCTGATATCTTTCTGCTGGAGCTTTATACATGGGAGCAATTCTTGTGGGCATGTGAACTGTGGTACTCAAATAGCATGAAAATCAAGTTTCCAGATGGAAAGCTAAGAACATGCTTGATTCCTATTGCTGGCTTTCTGAACCATTCG aaaaaaaaacttattggGATGTAA